In the Kribbella sp. NBC_00482 genome, one interval contains:
- a CDS encoding AfsR/SARP family transcriptional regulator, whose translation MVGDGVEIRVLGPVEVIVGGRAANLGGQRAHQVLAALLMEAGRAVSADELIDAVWDDNPPASARTQLSIQVSTLRRALADAGCERELIETTQHGYRLNDQEARIDLAEAERLQSEAQVAGDLEDAADRLRAALALWRGTALRDLSTRALSASAQRLAELRLTIAEQLYDVEFALGRYRQAIAELSALVAEQPLREHLRALLMTALWRSGRPAEALECYRDGRRLLVEELGIEPGRELRELERAVLAGAAPDEPQAGQETVVPAELPLGVPTFTGREAAIRRLRDLLASARPRPAPIAALAGPGGVGKSELAVHVGHLLADAFPDGQLYVDLRGSTPDVAPLEPAEVLGRFLRSLGAADGAVPAETDEAAARFRSMTNDLRLLVVLDNALDVGQVEPLIPAGQDCRTIVTSRRILGALPGAVHEPLEVLPEEDAIALLGRLVGRVDLADPEQRQAAADVVRLCGALPLAVSIAASRLTSRPSWTLPTLADRLATTDQGCRRLSELQTEDRGVRASFQVSYQELDDRQQRLFRQINLLDAADVGVPVVAAMAEISTSTAEDLLESLVDMQLLESHTPGR comes from the coding sequence ATGGTTGGGGACGGGGTGGAGATCCGGGTGCTGGGGCCGGTCGAGGTGATCGTTGGGGGTAGGGCGGCGAACCTCGGGGGCCAGCGGGCCCATCAGGTGCTTGCTGCCTTGCTGATGGAGGCGGGCCGCGCGGTGTCGGCGGACGAGCTGATCGACGCGGTGTGGGACGACAATCCGCCGGCGTCGGCGCGCACGCAGCTGTCCATCCAGGTGTCCACGCTGCGGCGCGCGCTCGCCGACGCCGGGTGCGAACGCGAACTCATCGAGACGACACAGCACGGCTACCGACTGAACGACCAGGAGGCTCGGATCGACCTGGCAGAGGCCGAGCGGCTGCAGTCCGAGGCGCAGGTTGCCGGCGATCTCGAGGACGCGGCCGACCGGTTGCGCGCCGCCCTCGCGCTCTGGCGCGGTACGGCGTTGCGCGACCTGTCGACCCGCGCGTTGAGCGCCAGTGCCCAGCGGCTGGCCGAACTGCGGCTGACGATCGCCGAGCAGTTGTACGACGTGGAGTTCGCGCTCGGAAGGTACCGCCAGGCGATCGCGGAGCTCAGCGCCCTGGTCGCCGAGCAACCGTTGCGCGAACACCTGCGTGCACTGCTGATGACGGCGTTGTGGCGATCCGGCCGGCCGGCGGAGGCACTCGAGTGCTACCGGGACGGCCGGCGCCTGCTGGTCGAGGAGCTCGGCATCGAGCCGGGCCGGGAACTCCGCGAGCTCGAGCGTGCGGTGCTGGCCGGTGCAGCGCCGGACGAACCACAGGCCGGCCAGGAAACCGTCGTACCGGCGGAGCTGCCGCTCGGTGTGCCGACGTTCACCGGGAGGGAAGCCGCGATCCGCAGGCTCCGCGATCTGCTGGCCTCCGCGCGGCCGCGCCCCGCACCGATCGCGGCACTCGCGGGCCCCGGCGGTGTCGGCAAGTCCGAGCTCGCGGTGCATGTCGGGCACCTGCTCGCCGATGCGTTCCCCGACGGCCAGCTGTACGTCGACCTGCGCGGATCGACTCCGGACGTCGCGCCCTTGGAACCCGCCGAGGTGCTCGGTCGGTTCCTGCGTTCGCTCGGTGCCGCCGACGGGGCCGTTCCGGCGGAGACCGATGAGGCGGCCGCCCGGTTCCGGTCGATGACGAACGACCTGCGCCTGCTCGTGGTCTTGGACAACGCGCTGGACGTCGGTCAGGTCGAACCGTTGATCCCGGCCGGGCAGGACTGCCGCACGATCGTCACCAGCAGACGGATCCTGGGGGCGCTGCCCGGCGCCGTCCACGAACCTCTCGAGGTGCTGCCCGAGGAAGACGCGATCGCGTTGCTGGGTCGCTTGGTCGGTCGGGTCGACCTGGCTGACCCGGAGCAGCGCCAGGCCGCGGCCGACGTCGTACGGCTGTGTGGGGCCCTGCCGCTGGCGGTTTCGATCGCTGCGTCTCGGTTGACCTCCCGCCCGTCGTGGACCCTGCCGACTTTGGCCGATCGGCTCGCGACCACCGACCAGGGGTGCCGGCGGTTGAGTGAGTTGCAGACCGAGGATCGCGGCGTACGGGCAAGTTTCCAGGTCAGCTATCAGGAGCTCGACGATCGGCAACAGCGGCTCTTCCGGCAGATCAACCTGCTGGACGCTGCCGACGTCGGCGTCCCGGTTGTCGCGGCGATGGCGGAGATCAGCACCAGTACCGCCGAGGATCTGCTCGAGAGCCTGGTCGACATGCAGTTGCTCGAGAGCCATACGCCTGGGCGGTAG
- a CDS encoding MerR family transcriptional regulator encodes MLTISQLAAHAGVTVRAVRHYHKIGLLPEPARDHSGYRAYDAGAVVRLIRIHVLADAGVPLARVQELLDADPDDFSDGVEKIDKELRTEIRRLQDTRKRLARLAAGEHLALPPSVVGYLDRLRELGMREQYIELERDAWIMIAAQVPHLVDDVIVQKHQSLQHPDMVKLYRIVNEALDWSDDSPRIVEIVDILERLMIAAVQAGAIGSYGLDDDLVHLMDSAMLEAAPGAGRILALLEERGWKGWTRIEQVPLDRI; translated from the coding sequence ATGCTCACGATCAGCCAGCTGGCGGCGCACGCCGGGGTGACGGTGCGAGCGGTACGGCACTATCACAAGATCGGCCTGCTGCCGGAGCCCGCACGCGACCACTCCGGGTACCGGGCGTACGACGCCGGCGCTGTCGTGCGACTGATCCGGATCCATGTCCTGGCCGATGCCGGCGTACCGCTCGCCCGGGTGCAGGAGCTCCTCGACGCCGACCCGGACGACTTCAGCGACGGCGTCGAGAAGATCGACAAGGAACTGCGCACCGAGATCCGGCGGCTGCAGGACACCCGTAAACGCCTCGCCAGACTCGCGGCCGGCGAGCACCTCGCGCTTCCACCGAGCGTCGTGGGCTACCTCGACCGGCTCCGCGAGCTCGGAATGAGAGAGCAGTACATCGAGCTGGAGCGCGACGCCTGGATCATGATCGCCGCCCAGGTCCCGCACCTGGTCGACGACGTGATCGTCCAGAAACACCAATCGCTGCAGCACCCCGACATGGTGAAGCTCTACCGCATCGTCAACGAGGCGCTCGACTGGTCCGACGACAGCCCACGGATCGTCGAGATCGTCGACATCCTGGAGCGCCTGATGATCGCCGCCGTACAGGCCGGCGCGATCGGCAGCTACGGCCTCGACGACGACCTGGTCCACCTCATGGACTCGGCCATGCTCGAAGCCGCCCCAGGCGCCGGCCGGATCCTAGCCCTCCTGGAAGAACGAGGCTGGAAAGGCTGGACCCGCATCGAGCAGGTACCCCTGGACCGGATCTGA
- a CDS encoding ABC transporter permease — translation MSTHFLSDTGALTGRSLRHVTRSADTIITTVLTPIAMMVMFVYVFGGAIDTGTDEYVNYMLPGILLITVASGVAYTAFRIFMDLKSGIFERFQSMPIARSGVLWAHVVTSLVANLISLVIVSGVALVMGFRSSASVLDWLAVAGILFLFTLALTWIAVIPGLSASTVEGAGAFAYPLIFLPFVSSAFVPTQTMPGPVRWFAENQPVTSIVDTIRNLFAQQPVGDDIWTAMAWCVGILVVAYAFAVAAYRRKVA, via the coding sequence ATGAGCACCCACTTCCTCAGCGATACCGGCGCCCTCACCGGACGAAGCCTTCGCCACGTCACCCGCAGCGCGGACACGATCATCACCACGGTCCTCACGCCGATCGCGATGATGGTGATGTTCGTGTACGTCTTCGGCGGCGCGATCGACACCGGGACGGACGAGTACGTGAACTACATGCTGCCCGGCATCCTGCTGATCACGGTCGCGTCCGGCGTCGCGTACACGGCGTTCCGGATCTTCATGGACCTGAAGAGCGGGATCTTCGAGCGGTTCCAGTCGATGCCGATCGCACGATCAGGCGTGCTGTGGGCGCATGTCGTCACCTCGCTGGTCGCCAACCTGATCTCGCTGGTGATCGTCTCGGGTGTCGCGCTGGTCATGGGGTTCCGGTCGAGCGCGAGTGTGCTGGATTGGCTTGCCGTCGCGGGGATCCTGTTCCTGTTCACGCTGGCCCTGACGTGGATCGCCGTGATCCCGGGGCTCTCTGCCTCGACGGTCGAGGGAGCAGGCGCGTTCGCGTACCCGCTCATCTTCCTGCCGTTCGTCAGCTCGGCGTTCGTGCCCACGCAGACAATGCCTGGCCCGGTGCGCTGGTTCGCCGAGAACCAGCCGGTGACCTCCATCGTCGACACGATCCGCAACCTGTTCGCCCAGCAACCGGTCGGAGACGACATCTGGACGGCCATGGCGTGGTGCGTCGGCATCCTCGTTGTCGCCTACGCCTTCGCGGTGGCTGCCTATCGCCGGAAAGTTGCCTGA
- a CDS encoding tetratricopeptide repeat protein, whose translation MSRRWRRSAPVPPRICSRAWSTCSCSRAIRLGGRAHDLLRLFGRDRAVAADDDASRAAAVRRALHCYLATSRTACRLLNADAAWRTEAGPSSLQGVGIELRERDEVYAWLDSEADNLSAIVRQAAGLEPGLAAAIGSAVGLGLTLRGRHRDRLRLGELVLSAATEPFHTAVGHENIGAALLRWGDYSFAIEHLSQALSAYREIGNEPGEAVQLAAMASGYRLLGRHDESIAHSRAAIELNRRNDRPTALADSLTSLGLTYRHADRPSDEVAAHTEALAIAESLDEMNWLANILCNLAEATRLAGRPAEALAHFERAHAASRRSEATQTLLDAEIWWGLGRTQADLGSSGTARDCWRRSAAILHELGLISAAERREIGSSDTPAAPDLIGRNT comes from the coding sequence TTGTCGCGGCGATGGCGGAGATCAGCACCAGTACCGCCGAGGATCTGCTCGAGAGCCTGGTCGACATGCAGTTGCTCGAGAGCCATACGCCTGGGCGGTAGGGCGCACGATCTGCTCCGGCTTTTCGGCCGCGACCGCGCCGTTGCGGCGGACGACGACGCCAGCCGCGCAGCCGCCGTACGACGTGCTCTGCATTGCTATCTGGCTACCTCGCGGACCGCGTGCCGGCTGCTGAACGCCGACGCCGCCTGGCGGACCGAGGCCGGCCCCTCATCCCTGCAGGGGGTTGGGATCGAACTGCGCGAGCGCGACGAGGTCTACGCGTGGCTTGATTCCGAGGCCGACAATCTGTCCGCGATCGTCCGCCAGGCTGCCGGACTCGAGCCCGGGCTGGCGGCCGCGATCGGCTCTGCGGTCGGCCTCGGGCTGACCCTGCGCGGCCGGCATCGCGACAGACTCCGGCTCGGCGAACTGGTGCTGTCCGCGGCCACCGAGCCGTTCCACACCGCGGTCGGCCACGAGAACATCGGGGCCGCGCTGCTGCGCTGGGGAGACTACAGTTTCGCGATCGAGCACCTGTCGCAGGCGCTGTCGGCGTACCGGGAGATAGGCAACGAGCCGGGCGAGGCGGTACAGCTCGCTGCGATGGCGTCGGGGTACCGCCTGCTGGGGCGCCATGACGAGTCGATCGCCCACTCGCGAGCGGCGATCGAGCTGAACAGGCGCAACGACCGGCCCACTGCACTAGCCGACTCCCTGACCAGCCTCGGTCTGACCTACCGGCACGCGGACCGGCCCTCGGACGAGGTCGCCGCGCACACCGAGGCATTGGCGATCGCCGAGTCGCTGGACGAGATGAACTGGCTGGCGAACATCCTCTGCAACCTGGCCGAAGCGACGCGACTGGCTGGCCGACCCGCGGAGGCGCTTGCCCATTTCGAGCGCGCGCACGCGGCCAGCCGCCGGTCCGAAGCGACCCAGACGCTCCTCGACGCCGAGATCTGGTGGGGCCTGGGCCGTACGCAGGCCGATCTCGGTTCGTCCGGTACCGCACGCGACTGCTGGCGCCGGTCCGCGGCGATCCTGCACGAGCTCGGGTTGATCTCGGCCGCCGAACGGCGCGAGATCGGAAGCTCCGACACTCCGGCGGCTCCGGATCTGATCGGCCGGAACACCTGA
- a CDS encoding phospholipase D-like domain-containing protein, with translation MKPSDLVKGLVVAATTGALVYGGGAQATGAAQEQKNATPDKPTTFVDNDPNGSTSERYRIRDYLVNLIKGAEEDSAITIASYRFDDYEIAKALIDKINTKRVTVKIIVDAEHRGTAPYRDVKIAADASRISWIKYCEPGTASGGNKHTSCIGDHIMHNKFYLFSKTRGQSNVVVQTSSNLSEHSGPKMWNTAFTAMGDDGNWLYDKYQEYFSDLNTEEKRSDQYQHFINEHGPVSNAKYKLYVSPRPESSGNVTFANILKSVKCDGNSTGGTSDKEHRTIVRVAAAQIAKGGGAAVAAELWRLDNEGCYVDVVGTEVSQAEEGPLRGGLLRAPTGKFHGPEVREFSNNQCGTHEKNILIDGNYAGNGDQKVVFTGSHNLNKKSPFHNDDIILRINDAGVHDKFKEHFFKIRAAAAITWQTSKYETTNPDDFEFKCK, from the coding sequence ATGAAACCTTCGGATCTGGTCAAAGGACTCGTGGTCGCCGCGACGACCGGCGCACTGGTGTACGGCGGAGGCGCACAGGCCACCGGCGCGGCACAGGAGCAGAAGAATGCCACGCCCGACAAACCCACCACGTTCGTGGACAACGATCCGAACGGCTCCACGAGCGAGCGGTACCGGATCCGCGACTACCTGGTGAACCTGATCAAGGGCGCCGAGGAGGACTCGGCCATCACGATCGCGTCGTACCGGTTCGACGACTACGAGATCGCGAAGGCCCTGATCGACAAGATCAACACCAAACGGGTGACGGTGAAGATCATCGTCGACGCGGAGCACCGCGGAACGGCGCCGTACCGGGACGTCAAGATCGCCGCCGACGCCAGCAGGATCTCCTGGATCAAGTACTGCGAGCCAGGCACCGCTTCCGGCGGCAACAAGCACACGTCGTGCATCGGCGACCACATCATGCACAACAAGTTCTACTTGTTCAGCAAGACCCGCGGTCAGTCCAACGTGGTCGTGCAGACGAGTTCGAATCTCAGCGAGCATTCCGGCCCGAAAATGTGGAACACCGCGTTCACCGCGATGGGCGACGACGGGAACTGGCTGTACGACAAGTACCAGGAGTACTTCTCCGATCTCAACACCGAGGAGAAGCGCTCCGACCAGTACCAGCACTTCATCAATGAGCACGGCCCGGTGTCCAACGCGAAGTACAAGCTGTATGTCTCGCCGCGCCCGGAGTCGAGCGGCAACGTCACCTTCGCGAACATCCTGAAGAGCGTGAAATGCGACGGTAACTCGACCGGCGGCACCAGCGACAAGGAGCACCGGACCATCGTCCGAGTGGCCGCGGCGCAAATCGCCAAGGGCGGCGGGGCAGCCGTCGCTGCCGAGCTTTGGCGGCTGGACAACGAGGGCTGCTACGTCGACGTCGTCGGCACAGAGGTGAGCCAAGCCGAGGAGGGTCCGCTGCGCGGTGGACTGCTGCGCGCCCCGACCGGCAAGTTCCACGGGCCGGAGGTCCGCGAGTTCAGCAACAACCAGTGCGGAACCCACGAGAAGAACATCCTGATCGACGGCAACTACGCCGGCAACGGGGACCAGAAGGTCGTCTTCACCGGAAGCCACAACCTGAACAAGAAGTCGCCCTTCCACAACGACGACATCATCCTGCGGATCAACGACGCGGGCGTCCACGACAAGTTCAAGGAGCACTTCTTCAAGATCCGTGCCGCCGCGGCGATCACGTGGCAGACGAGCAAGTACGAGACGACCAACCCGGACGACTTCGAGTTCAAGTGCAAGTAG